The Paraburkholderia agricolaris genome includes the window ACCGATTTCGATCCACTTGCCCAGGTCGGCGTCGAGCTCGCCGGCATGCCGCGTGGCATTGACGAGCGACACAATGTAGTCGTCGATCGCCGGCGCAACTGCGATCTGCCTGATTTCCTCACGCACCGCAAAAATGACATCCTGTGCGAGAACATTGGGCACCTCGGCAGCGTTACCGCTCTCGCGCCGAAGCAAGCGCAACATATCGGTCTCACTTTGTGGCGACGGATATGTAATCAGCACCTTAAAAAGAAACCGGTCCATTTGCGCTTCAGGCAATGGATAAGTGCCTTCCTGTTCAATCGGATTCTGTGTGGCCATTACAAGAAACAGATCCGCCATCCGATGGGTTTTCCCCGCCACCGATATCTGCCTCTCCTCCATTGCCTCAAGTAATGCGGATTGAACCTTTGCCGGCGCCCGGTTAATTTCATCCGCAAGAATCAGATTGCCGAAGATCGGGCCGGGCTGAAAGCTCAGCGTGCGCTCCGTGCCGCTTTGCAGCAGCGTCTCAGCGCCGGTGATGTCGGACGGCAACAGGTCGGGAGTGAACTGAATGCGGCTCATGGTGGCCGCGAGCCGTGTGGCAATCGCCTTGACGGTACGCGTTTTGGCAAGTCCAGGCAGGCTCTCGAGCAACACGTGGCCGTCGGCCAGCAGTGCGATCAATACCTGGCGGACCACCGCTTGCTGACCCACTACGGCTTCATTGACGCTCGATTCAAAGCGCAAGACAGTTTCGCGCATGGCTCTCGATTTCCCCGCTCTTTTGATGGTGGAACAACCTGAGTGTCCCTGGGTATCAATACTCGCCGTCAAACACGGTAATGCACGAGCGCTATTCCGTCAAAGTTTCGCGTCTACAAAAAAAAAAGCGTGAAATGTGTTTGAAAAATTGCTAGCCTGCTTCTTACGTTTTGTTAAGCTTCATCCGGCGCATCGCTTGCCGGCGCCATTCGTTATTCCGTATCGCTAAATTTCTTCAGTGCCAATGAGAACTGGCCGCGTTTGATAAAGGGCCAGCAGCTTCACCTGAGAGAGAAGGGATGATGAGTTCAGGAAAACGAGGCACGGTAACGGCTGCCCGCTCTACAGGCACGCCTGCCGCGAACCCGGTGCGTGCTACGCGCTATCGCAAACTACTCCTGTGGGGCAGCCTTCTCGTCATGCTTCCTGCATGCGTCGGCGCGGCAGTCAGTTGGGCAGTCACTTCGCACAATCAACCTCATGCGCAAGTCGTCTATGGCGACGGAGCGCATGGTCCGCTCGGCATGGCCTGGGTTCCCGGCGGACAGTTCCTGATGGGCAGCGATTCAAAGCAGGCACAACCCAACGAGCGTCCCGCGCACAAGGTACGCGTGCATGGTTTCTGGATGGACCGTCATCACGTCACGAACGCCGAATTCCGGAGATTCGTTGAAGCGACCGGCTACATCACGACCGCCGAGAAGAAGCCCGATTGGGACACCTTAAAGGTGCAATTGCCGCCCGGCACGCCACGTCCGCCTGATAGCGCCATGGTTGCGGGGGCCATGGTCTTCGTCGGCACGAATCATCCGGTGCCGCTCGAAGACTATTCGCAATGGTGGCGCTATGTGCCTGGCGCGAACTGGCGTCATCCCACCGGACCGGATAGCAATATCACCGGCAAAGACGATCATCCAGTTGTTCAGGTTTCCTACGAAGACGCGCAGGCCTATGCAAAATGGGTCGGCAAACGCCTGCCCACTGAAGCCGAATGGGAGTTCGCCGCGCGCGGCGGACTCGAACAGGCCACGTACGCCTGGGGCAATCAGTTCGCGCCGGACGGCAAGCAGATGGCCAACGTCTGGCAAGGCCAGCAGGTGCAGGCATTCCCGGTGGTCAGCCCCAAGGCGGGCGGTGCGCTCGGCACGAGTCCGGTCGGCACCTTCCCGGCGAACGGTTATGGACTCTCCGACATGACTGGCAACGCCTGGCAGTGGGTGGCCGACTGGTATCGCGCCGATCAGTTCCGGCGTGAAGCAGTGAGCACCAGCACAATCGACAACCCGGCCGGCCCGCGTGACTCATGGGACCCAGCCGATCAGGGCGTGCCCGTGAACGCCCCCAAGCGCGTGACACGCGGCGGCTCGTTCCTTTGTAATGAAACCTATTGCCTGAGCTACCGTCCGAGCGCCCGGCGCGGCACCGACCCCTACAACAGCATGTCGCATCTCGGTTTTCGTCTGGTGATGGACGAAGACACCTGGAAGCAACCGCTTGCACATCAAGCGTCGGCCCGCGCAGTAGGCGCGGACGGAAGCTAGAACGCACTGCCCCTTTGAGTTGGTCGCGTTTCCCCCGCGGGCTATCGCTCGCGGGTCGTGAAATCGTGCAAACGGAATGGAGGTCGGATGCAGTCGAACTATCAATCGAGGTGGACGCAATCCGCGAGGGACACCATCCGCCCGGTGTTCAGGTCGGTGTTCAGATCGACGCTCAGGTCGGCGTTCGGCGTTGCCCTGCTCACACTCGGCGTCGCGCTAGGTACCGCCGGCTGCACGACGCCCGGCAGTACAAACGCAGCGCCGCCGGCCGTCAATTCGAGCGCCGCGCTGCCATCGTGGCGCGACGGAGCGGCCCGGCAGACCATCCAGAAGTTCGTCGCCGACGTCACCCGTGAAGGTTCGCCAAACTATGTGCCGCCCGACAGGCGCATCGCCGTGTTCGACAACGACGGCACGCTCTGGAGCGAGCAGCCGCTATATTTCCAGTTCGCCTTCATGCTCGAGCAGGTGACAGCCGCAGCGCCGAAGCATCCCGAATGGAAGAACAATCCGGCCTTCAAGGCACTGGTCGCCAAAGACTACGCCGCGCTCGCGAGCCAGCAGAAGCAGGTGCTGCAACTGGTCGCGCTCGCCAATAGCGGCATGACCGTGGACGAGTACGACAAGACCATCCGCGACTGGCTGGCCAGCGCCCGGCATCCGAAATTCAACCGCCCCTACACCGACCTCGTCTATCAGCCGCAACTCGAGTTGCTCGCCTATCTGCGCGCCAACGGCTTCAAGACCTTCATCGTGTCGGGCGGCACGATCGAATTCATGCGGCCGTGGGTCGAGAAGGCGTACGGCATTCCGCCCGATCAGGTGATCGGTTCGAGCCAGGTCGTGCAATACCAGCTGCGTGACGGTCAGGGCACGCTGGTGCGTCAGCCGAAAATCGATTTCGTCGACGACGGTCCCGGCAAGCCGGTCGGCATCTATCGAAATATCGGCCGCAAGCCCATTCTCGCATTCGGCAACTCGGACGGCGATCTGCAGATGCTGCAGTACACCGCGTCCGGCAGCGGCCCGCACCTCGCGCTGCTGGTGCATCACGACGACGCCGTGCGCGAATTCGCGTACGACCGCACATCGAAGATCGGCAAGCTCGACAAGGCCTGGGACGAAGCGATTGCCGACGGCTGGACCGTGGTCAGCATGAAGGACGACTGGAAAACCATCTATCCCGCGCCGAAGCAATAGACACACGCTTGAGGACGCGAGAGAGCGCGAGCCGCGTACAGGTTGCGGCCGCGACGAGGCAACCCGCGCGCAAGGAACGCGTAACGGGTGAACCGAAGTCAACTCCATTGGAGCGACACGATGAGAATGTTCCTGCGAAAGGGGCGCTACGCAGCCGGGGCGACAGTTATCGCACTTGCCGCGTTCGCTGCATTGATTCTTCCATCCATCAACGCGCCCGCGCAGACTCAGGCGCCGGCCAAACCGGCGCCCACGAGCGCACCACCACCGGCCGCCAAAACATCGGCGAAACCCAACATTCTCGTGATTTTCGGCGACGACGTCGGGCAAGGGAATATTAGTGCGTACACGCGTGGGGTCGTCGGCTACAGAACGCCCAATATCGATCGCATTGCTAATGAAGGAATGATCTTCACGGACTACTACGCCGAAAATAGCTGTACGGCGGGGCGCTCTTCGTTCATTACCGGCCAGACGCCGTTGCGCACGGGGCTGTCCAAGGTCGGCGCGCCAGGTGCACCGGTCGGTTTGCAGAAAGGCGATATCACGATTGCGCAAGCGCTCAAATCGCTCGGCTACGCGACCGGCCAGTTCGGCAAGAACCACCTGGGCGACAAGAACGAGTACCTGCCCACCAACCACGGCTTCGACGAATTCTATGGCAACCTGTATCACCTGAATGCCGAAGAAGAACCCGAACGTCCGTACTGGCCAAAGGATAAGAACGATCCGTACGTCAAGAATTTCTCGCCGCGCGGGGTCATTCACAGCACGTCCGACGGCAAGGTTCAGGACACCGGCCCGCTCACCGCCAAACGGATGGAAACCATCGACGACGAAACCGGCGCTCATGCGGAAGAATTCATCCGCAAGCAGGCGAAGACCGGCACGCCCTTCTTCGTCTGGATGAACTACACCCGTATGCACGTCTTCACGCACGTGCGGCCTGAATTCAGAGGCAAGAGCGGCATGCCCGGCAATGAATACGCCGACGGCATGTGGGAGCACGATCAGGACGTCGGCAAACTGCTCAAGCTGCTGGACGATCTGAATATTTCCAAAAACACCATCGTCGTGTACACGACCGACAACGGGCCGAATCAATTTTCGTGGCCTGACGCGGCGACCACACCGTTCCGCAGCGAGAAGGACTCCAACTGGGAGGGCGCATTCCGGGTCCCGGCGATGGTGCGATGGCCGGGCCATATCAAGCCGGGCGAAACGTCCAACCAGATGTTCTCGGGGCTCGACTGGTTCCCCACCCTGCTCGCTGCTGCCGGCGACGGCGGCGTGAAGGACCGGCTCCTGAAGGGATGGGCACCCAAGTCGGGCGGCGCGAACTTCAAGGTTCACCTCGACGGCTACAACCAGTTGCCCTTCCTGACTGGGCAGACCACCAAGGACCCGCGTACCGAGTTCTACTATTTCGACGACGACGGACAACTGGTCGCGATGCGCTGGGATCAGGACGGCAATGCGTGGAAGGCGGTCTTCTGCGAGCAGCGCGCGAAGGGCAACCTGAACATCTGGCAGGACCCGTTCGTCTGTCTGCGTCTGCCGAAGATCTTCAACCTGCGTATGGATCCTTATGAGCGCGCGGATATCACGTCGGATCAGTACAACGACTGGCTCACGAAGAACGCCTATCTGACCGGCATCGCCACCATGAAAGCGTCGACGTTCCTGCAGAGCTTCGTCGACTATCCGCCAAGCCAGCGGCCCGCGAGCTTCAGCGTGGACGGCGTGCGCCGACAGGTCGACAAGAAGATCGACGAGTCCTTCAGGAAGCGCGGACTCGAGTAAGACGTAGTGTGATGTCGTGCAGTTGCGTCCGCCGGCTTCGGCCGGCGGACGCAAGCGCTTCAAGCCACGTCAAACCGGTCCGGAATCAGTTCACCCTCTCCCGACGCACATCGCCCCATGACTCAAACGCTGGCCAACCGTGCCAAAAGCTCACGCCGTGAGCGCCGTGCACATGAACGCGCGCAGCGTCGCGACGACACACACCTGCAGGAGACCGGCAACCACGCCGCCAATCAGCGTTTGCAGATTGCGTGGCCGTTGCTGCTGCTGTTCGCCTCCGGTGCAGCGTCGCTGATTTACCAGGTTTTATGGATCAAGCAACTCGCGCTGGTGGTCGGCGTTGAGGTGCAAGCCGTCACCACCGGCGTCAGTGCTTTTTTTGCGGGTCTTGCATTAGGCGGCTGGGTCTTCGGCAGGTTGGCGGACCGGCTTCTTCGACCGTTGCGTCTGTACGCGCTGCTCGAAGCGGGCGTGCTGGTGCTGGCCGTCGCCAGCACGTGGCTGCTGCCGCACGCCGCCGCACCGTTTGCGTTGCTGCAGGATCGGATCGGACCGCTGGCGTGGGCCATCCCCTTCGTCCTGGTCGGCTTGCCCGCCATCCTGATGGGCGGCACGCTGCCCGTGCTGATGCGCGCGCTGTGCCCCGCCGCGGCCAATATAGGCCGCGCCGGCGCCCGTCTTTATGCAGCCAATACGGCCGGCGCGATTGCCGGCACGCTGGCCGCGAGTTTTGTCCTGATCCCCTGGCTCGGCGTGCTGGGCAGTGCCTGCGCCGCGGCCACGCTGAATGCCGGTGCGGCACTCGTTGCCGCATTGCTCGGGCGCACCCAGCAGGCTTTGGTGCCGGCAGCCGGGTCGTCCGCACCGGCCATCGCTTCAGGGCAGTCTTTCGGGGATGTCACGCATGGCGCGTCCTCACCGGCTCCCGTGCTCGCGTCGAAGGGCCGCCTTGCGCTCGCGCTCTACGCGATCGCCGGCGGCGTCGCGCTCGGTTACGAGGTCGTATGGTCGCAAGTGATCGTGCAGTTCATCAGCACGCGCAGTTTCGCCTTCGCCGTGGTGCTGGCCACCTATCTGCTGGGCCTCGCGCTCGGCAGCGCACTGGCGTCGCGTCATGCCGATCGGACGCGCGATCCGTGGGGCGCGTTCGCGGTGCTGATCGTATCGGCCGGACTGGTCGCGCTGCTGGAAATCGCCGTGCTGGGCAACGCATTGCTGCACTGGCAAAGTCTCGTGCGCAATGCGGTATCCGGTGCCACCGGCAGTCTGTTGACGGCCATGTGCGCGGGCTTCGCCGTAGCAGCCCTATGCATCGTTTTTCTCCCTACTCTGCTACTGGGCGCGGCCTTCCCCTTCGCGTTGCGTCTCAACGTGGACAACCGTCACACGGGGCGCGACGTCGGCGCCGTCGTGGCGCTCAATACCGCCGGGGGGATCGCCGGTACCCTGCTGAGCGGTTTCGTGCTCGTCCCGAAGCTGGGCCTCATTCACACGCTCGCGGCGCTTGCCATCCTCGCGGCCGCCGTCAGTCTCGCCGCCGTGCTGCGCGGCCCGGACGTGCGGCCGTTCGCTCGCTGGAGCGTACCGGTCCTTGCCGTGCTCGCGCTCGTCACCATGATCGTGACGCCATCCGACCGGCTCGCCACCCTGCTCGCCGACTCACGCGGCGGCAATCTGAGCTTCTACGAAGAGAGCGCGGGAGGCACGGTGGCCGTCGTCGAACAACATGCCGGCCAGCGGCAATTCCGGCGGCTCTATATTCAGGGTGTCTCCAACTCCGGCGACACCCTGAGTTCGCTCCGATACATGCGCCTGCAAGCGCTACTGCCTTTGATCATCCATCGCGAGACCCCGCGTACGGCGTTGGTTATCGGACTCGGCACCGGTATCACCGGCGGTGCGCTGCTCACCTGGCCTGGGCTGGAACACCGCACGGTCGCTGAACTATTGCCAGCCGTTGTGCGCGCCGCGCCGCAGTTCAAGGGCAATTACGCGATGAGCACCGATCCGCGCATGGATATCCGCATGCGTGATGGACGGCGCGAACTGCTGCGCAATGCCGAACACTACGACCTGATCACGCTCGAGCCGCCGCCGCCCTCGGCCGCGGGTATCGTCAATCTGTACTCCACGGACTTCTACCGCCTGGCGGCGTCGCGCTTGCAGCAAGGCGGCATCGTCGCGCAATGGCTGCCGTTGCCGACCCAGAATGAAGAGGACACGCGCTCGCTGATCCAGAGTTTCATCCAGGTGTTTCCGCACGCCGCGTTGTGGACCACGGAGCTGCACGAGATGATGCTGGTCGGCTCAATGCAGCCGCTCGAACTGGACGTGCCGCGAATCGAAGCGCGCTTCGCGCAACCGCAGGTCGCGGCGGCACTGCGAGAAGTAGGCATTGCATCGCCGGCGGCGCTGCTGGCCACCTGGATCACCGACCGCGCCGGCCTCGCGTACTACGCCGCGGACGCCCAAGCGGTGACCGACGACCAGCCGCGCATCGAATACGCCACGTGGGTTCGCGAGGACGCCTTCCCTACGACGCTGACCCACCTGCTGGCACTTCGAACGGCCCCGCCATTGCAAGGTGCCGACGATGCATTGCGCGCCGCCATGGAAAACTCGCGCAATGCATTGCAGAGTTTCTATTCGGCCGGACTGGATGCCTACAAAGGCGACCGGCACGCCTGGGCGCAGGACATCGGCGATGCCGTGCGCGCGGACCCGGACAACGCTTACTACCGGTGGCTCATCGGCGACGCTAACTAGGTGCCGCGTAAGCGTACGTGAGCCGGGCTCGACAGACGCGCCGTCTTTTCGACTGCTGCCGATCGCACTTGAATTTAAGAACGATCAGTCTTAATATAGTTTCACCATGAGACGCCCCTCCTCTTCTACCCGCCCCTCCACGCCGCTGTCCGAACGTGGACGGCCGCGCGAATTCGATCTTGACGAAGTCACCGGAATTGCCGGCAAAGTCTTCTGGGAACAGGGCTACCATGCCACGTCGATTGAATCCTTATGTCAGTCCACGGGTCTTTTCCGTGCCAGCCTCTACAGCACGTTTGGCGACAAGCACGGGCTTCTTGTCGCTGCCTTCGACCGTTACGCGGAAGGCGCCATTGCTCGCCTGAAAGAACGGCTAGCCGTCGATCTGCCGCCGCGGGAAGCACTTCGCGAGGCTTTGCTGCATTACACCGAGGTCGCCAGCAAACTGTCGGGACGCCACGGATGCCTCATCACGAACGCCGCCATCGAGATGCTGCCGGCCGACGAGGCTTTGCGCCCGCACATCGAAACCACATTGAGACGTATCGCCTCCCATCTTGTGGCCGCCGTGGTCCGGGGCCAGCAGGCGGGGGAATTCAGCGCGGAGCTCGACGAGCAGTCTGTCGGCAACTTCCTGCTCTGCATGGTTCAGGGCTTGCGGGTACTAGGCAAAGTGAATGTCAGTAAGAGCGAACTGGTGTCGATCGTCGACATGACGATGCGAGCGCTGGTCTAAAAAATTTTGCTTATTTCTGGAACGATCGTTCATGAATAAATCCATCGAATTTTTGGCCACGCCGGTGCCGGCCGCTGCTGCCCAACCGGTTAGCCAGGCTGCGCAGTCGAACCATGGCGGCTACTGGAAGGGCGTCGCGTTTTGCGTATTGGCGACCGTCTTGATGGGCATCATGTTTCCCGTGATGACGAGCGCCCTCGTGCATGTCGACCCGTTCACGTTCACGTCGCTCAGATACCTGATCGCCGGTGCAGCGTTCCTTGCCCTGCTATTGGCGAGAGAAGGCACGAACGCGCTGAAGGCGAATGGGGAATCGCTGGCATTGGCGTGGCTGCTCGGATCGGTCGGCTTTTGCGGATTCGGATCCTTCGTCTTTCTGGGGCAGCAACTGGCGGGGCGCGAAGGCGCGCTGACTGCCTCGATCATGATGGCGACGCAGCCGATGATGGGCCTGCTCGTCAACGCGATCGTGCGCAAACGCCGGCCGCCACTCTATTCTTTTCTATTTATCCTGATGTCGTTCGCCGGCGTCTCGCTTGTGGTGACCAAAGGGAATATCGCAGCCGTTCTGCGTGAACCGCAGCATTATTCGGCGAATGCGTTAATCGTTCTCGGCGCGCTGTGCTGGGTGATATACACCTTTAGCGCATCTCACTTCAAAAACTGGTCCGCACTCAAATACACGACCATCACCACCTGGCTCGGACTCACCACGATTATTGGACTGAACGTGTTGCTGTTTGCGCTTCACGTTGTGCCGGTGCCATCGGCAGGCGCGTTGCACGCAATCGTCCCGCACCTTCTCTATATGGGTCCAATCGCCGGCTTTCTCGCCATCCTGTTCTGGAACATGGGTAACAGGATTCTCACCCCGCTCAACGGCGTTCTGTTCATGGACGTATTACCGGTGACGACTTTCGTCGTGTCTTCGCTGACCGGTGTGGTCCCGGGACATTGGCAAATCGCCGGCGCATGCATGACCGGCGCCGCGCTGATTTTCAACAATCTCTACTTGCGACGCCAGGCTCGGCGGCCTGTGCCGCAAAATTAGCGCGCCAAACACGTTCCACCCAAAGTCGGAAGGCTGGCCTTTGCCATCTTGACGCCCTGGTGCCTTGACACCTGCCTGATGCAGCCGGCCAACCCGGGAGGCCGCAGACGGACCACCGTGGGCCACGGCATGCCAACGCGCGCCGTGGCCGCGAACCGCCTTATTGCTTCGTCAGTTGACCGTAGCCGACCAGCGTGTTGTCAGTCGCCTTGAACAGATAGACGATGCTCCGTTTGTACAACGTCGTGCTGCCGGAAACGGGCAGGAACGTGATCGCCGAGCTGCCGGTGTAGGTCGTGCCCGGGCGCAACGAGCAGCCGGCCGTCGTGCCCGTCAGGCTCATCGTATACAGGTTCTTGCTGGAGCCCGGCGTGGT containing:
- a CDS encoding AAA family ATPase, with the translated sequence MRETVLRFESSVNEAVVGQQAVVRQVLIALLADGHVLLESLPGLAKTRTVKAIATRLAATMSRIQFTPDLLPSDITGAETLLQSGTERTLSFQPGPIFGNLILADEINRAPAKVQSALLEAMEERQISVAGKTHRMADLFLVMATQNPIEQEGTYPLPEAQMDRFLFKVLITYPSPQSETDMLRLLRRESGNAAEVPNVLAQDVIFAVREEIRQIAVAPAIDDYIVSLVNATRHAGELDADLGKWIEIGASPRGSIGLDRASRVQAWLQDRKFVTPDDVRAVIHPVLRHRLILSYDANAENVSADAVVDRLIEKVAVPA
- a CDS encoding formylglycine-generating enzyme family protein — translated: MMSSGKRGTVTAARSTGTPAANPVRATRYRKLLLWGSLLVMLPACVGAAVSWAVTSHNQPHAQVVYGDGAHGPLGMAWVPGGQFLMGSDSKQAQPNERPAHKVRVHGFWMDRHHVTNAEFRRFVEATGYITTAEKKPDWDTLKVQLPPGTPRPPDSAMVAGAMVFVGTNHPVPLEDYSQWWRYVPGANWRHPTGPDSNITGKDDHPVVQVSYEDAQAYAKWVGKRLPTEAEWEFAARGGLEQATYAWGNQFAPDGKQMANVWQGQQVQAFPVVSPKAGGALGTSPVGTFPANGYGLSDMTGNAWQWVADWYRADQFRREAVSTSTIDNPAGPRDSWDPADQGVPVNAPKRVTRGGSFLCNETYCLSYRPSARRGTDPYNSMSHLGFRLVMDEDTWKQPLAHQASARAVGADGS
- a CDS encoding HAD family hydrolase codes for the protein MQSNYQSRWTQSARDTIRPVFRSVFRSTLRSAFGVALLTLGVALGTAGCTTPGSTNAAPPAVNSSAALPSWRDGAARQTIQKFVADVTREGSPNYVPPDRRIAVFDNDGTLWSEQPLYFQFAFMLEQVTAAAPKHPEWKNNPAFKALVAKDYAALASQQKQVLQLVALANSGMTVDEYDKTIRDWLASARHPKFNRPYTDLVYQPQLELLAYLRANGFKTFIVSGGTIEFMRPWVEKAYGIPPDQVIGSSQVVQYQLRDGQGTLVRQPKIDFVDDGPGKPVGIYRNIGRKPILAFGNSDGDLQMLQYTASGSGPHLALLVHHDDAVREFAYDRTSKIGKLDKAWDEAIADGWTVVSMKDDWKTIYPAPKQ
- a CDS encoding arylsulfatase, whose protein sequence is MRMFLRKGRYAAGATVIALAAFAALILPSINAPAQTQAPAKPAPTSAPPPAAKTSAKPNILVIFGDDVGQGNISAYTRGVVGYRTPNIDRIANEGMIFTDYYAENSCTAGRSSFITGQTPLRTGLSKVGAPGAPVGLQKGDITIAQALKSLGYATGQFGKNHLGDKNEYLPTNHGFDEFYGNLYHLNAEEEPERPYWPKDKNDPYVKNFSPRGVIHSTSDGKVQDTGPLTAKRMETIDDETGAHAEEFIRKQAKTGTPFFVWMNYTRMHVFTHVRPEFRGKSGMPGNEYADGMWEHDQDVGKLLKLLDDLNISKNTIVVYTTDNGPNQFSWPDAATTPFRSEKDSNWEGAFRVPAMVRWPGHIKPGETSNQMFSGLDWFPTLLAAAGDGGVKDRLLKGWAPKSGGANFKVHLDGYNQLPFLTGQTTKDPRTEFYYFDDDGQLVAMRWDQDGNAWKAVFCEQRAKGNLNIWQDPFVCLRLPKIFNLRMDPYERADITSDQYNDWLTKNAYLTGIATMKASTFLQSFVDYPPSQRPASFSVDGVRRQVDKKIDESFRKRGLE
- a CDS encoding fused MFS/spermidine synthase, which translates into the protein MTQTLANRAKSSRRERRAHERAQRRDDTHLQETGNHAANQRLQIAWPLLLLFASGAASLIYQVLWIKQLALVVGVEVQAVTTGVSAFFAGLALGGWVFGRLADRLLRPLRLYALLEAGVLVLAVASTWLLPHAAAPFALLQDRIGPLAWAIPFVLVGLPAILMGGTLPVLMRALCPAAANIGRAGARLYAANTAGAIAGTLAASFVLIPWLGVLGSACAAATLNAGAALVAALLGRTQQALVPAAGSSAPAIASGQSFGDVTHGASSPAPVLASKGRLALALYAIAGGVALGYEVVWSQVIVQFISTRSFAFAVVLATYLLGLALGSALASRHADRTRDPWGAFAVLIVSAGLVALLEIAVLGNALLHWQSLVRNAVSGATGSLLTAMCAGFAVAALCIVFLPTLLLGAAFPFALRLNVDNRHTGRDVGAVVALNTAGGIAGTLLSGFVLVPKLGLIHTLAALAILAAAVSLAAVLRGPDVRPFARWSVPVLAVLALVTMIVTPSDRLATLLADSRGGNLSFYEESAGGTVAVVEQHAGQRQFRRLYIQGVSNSGDTLSSLRYMRLQALLPLIIHRETPRTALVIGLGTGITGGALLTWPGLEHRTVAELLPAVVRAAPQFKGNYAMSTDPRMDIRMRDGRRELLRNAEHYDLITLEPPPPSAAGIVNLYSTDFYRLAASRLQQGGIVAQWLPLPTQNEEDTRSLIQSFIQVFPHAALWTTELHEMMLVGSMQPLELDVPRIEARFAQPQVAAALREVGIASPAALLATWITDRAGLAYYAADAQAVTDDQPRIEYATWVREDAFPTTLTHLLALRTAPPLQGADDALRAAMENSRNALQSFYSAGLDAYKGDRHAWAQDIGDAVRADPDNAYYRWLIGDAN
- a CDS encoding TetR/AcrR family transcriptional regulator; the encoded protein is MRRPSSSTRPSTPLSERGRPREFDLDEVTGIAGKVFWEQGYHATSIESLCQSTGLFRASLYSTFGDKHGLLVAAFDRYAEGAIARLKERLAVDLPPREALREALLHYTEVASKLSGRHGCLITNAAIEMLPADEALRPHIETTLRRIASHLVAAVVRGQQAGEFSAELDEQSVGNFLLCMVQGLRVLGKVNVSKSELVSIVDMTMRALV
- a CDS encoding DMT family transporter encodes the protein MNKSIEFLATPVPAAAAQPVSQAAQSNHGGYWKGVAFCVLATVLMGIMFPVMTSALVHVDPFTFTSLRYLIAGAAFLALLLAREGTNALKANGESLALAWLLGSVGFCGFGSFVFLGQQLAGREGALTASIMMATQPMMGLLVNAIVRKRRPPLYSFLFILMSFAGVSLVVTKGNIAAVLREPQHYSANALIVLGALCWVIYTFSASHFKNWSALKYTTITTWLGLTTIIGLNVLLFALHVVPVPSAGALHAIVPHLLYMGPIAGFLAILFWNMGNRILTPLNGVLFMDVLPVTTFVVSSLTGVVPGHWQIAGACMTGAALIFNNLYLRRQARRPVPQN